CCACCCGAGACCTCGTCGATCTGGTGCGCCACGGCGGACAGCTTGCGCGACTCGAACACGCCCACCACGATGCAGCCGGTACGTTGTTTTTCGGGTGTGCCGCTTTTGACGATGAATTCCATGCCGGTTCCCTGTATTTATTTCACGCCCCGACGGCGCTGGATATGGTATATTTTTGTCGATTTCGGGTCACGGTTCCGTTTTGCAATCAAGCTATTAGGAATGACTGCGCGTGTGAAAACGGTGTTTTGGATGGTTTCCCTTCCGGCGCGCCCATTGGGAGGCATTTTCCAATGTTTGCTTGGCCCTTGTCAAAATCCGGTCCGGCGTTCCCGCCTTGATCATTAATCGCGCGTTTTACCGCGAAGTGGCGGTCACTACCCTGGGTATCGCGGTGGTGCTGCTGGTCGTCATGACCATGATGAACCTGACCCTGCTGTTGGGGCGGGCGGTGCGCGGCGGAGCGACCGAAAGCGTGCTTTATGTCCTGCTGGGTTACCAGATGCTCGGCAAGATCGATGTGCTGCTGCCGCTGGCGTTTTACCTGGGCATCCTGATGACGCTGTCGCGCTGGTATCGCGACAGCGAGATGACCGTGCTGGCCGCCTGCGGGATAGGGCTGACGCACTTCCTGCGGCCGGCGTTGCTGATCGGACTGGCCCTGGGCGTGGTGGTCATGGCGATGTCTTTTTACACCACGCCACTGGCGGTACGGCAGATCGAAAAGGTAAAGGCCCAGAGCACGCATCGCACCGAGCCCCAGCAGGTGGCGCCCGGGGTATTCACGGAGTCGGCGGGTACGGGACAGATTCTGTACGCCGAGAAAGTCCACCGGAACGGCGACCTGGAAGGAATATTCATCAGCAGCCAGCAAGCCGGCAATCAGGGCGTGCTGGTGGCCAAGACCGGTCGCCCTTTCACCGACAAGAAAACCGGTGACAAGTTTGTCGCCTTGCACGAAGGCGCGCTCTATGAAGGCGAGCCCGGTGCCGCCAACTACCGCATACTGGAATTCGGCGTCTATAACCTGCGCATTGAGCCCAGACTGATCGACGAACCGCTGGTGCCGCTGGCGGGCCAGACGAATTTCGCGCTGCTCGGCCAGCTTGGCAACCCCGAGGCCGCTGCCGAGCTGCATTGGCGCCTCGGCAAGACCATTGTCCTGTTCGTGCTGGCCTTGTATGCGCTGGTGTTCGCCTATACCGACGCGCGCCGCGGACGCATGTCCAACTTCTTTGTCGCCATCGTGGTCTATTTCGTCTATTCCAACCTGCTCGGCATCGGCGAAACCATGTTGCAGAACGGGCGCGTGCCAGCCGCGGCGGGATTGTGGTGGGTGCACGGCGGCATGGGTCTGGTTGCCATCTACCTGCTGCGCCAACGCCTGCGCAACCGGCCGTTGTTCGTCCTGCCGGCCGGACTGGTGCGCGCATGACGCTATCGCTGCTCGACCGGCTGATCGCGCGCCACGTGCTCTACAGCACCCTGCTGGTGCTCAACGTGCTGGTGGCGCTGGCGGTGTTTTTTGTCCTGATCGATGCACTCAAGGATTAC
The DNA window shown above is from Sulfuricaulis limicola and carries:
- the lptF gene encoding LPS export ABC transporter permease LptF, with translation MIINRAFYREVAVTTLGIAVVLLVVMTMMNLTLLLGRAVRGGATESVLYVLLGYQMLGKIDVLLPLAFYLGILMTLSRWYRDSEMTVLAACGIGLTHFLRPALLIGLALGVVVMAMSFYTTPLAVRQIEKVKAQSTHRTEPQQVAPGVFTESAGTGQILYAEKVHRNGDLEGIFISSQQAGNQGVLVAKTGRPFTDKKTGDKFVALHEGALYEGEPGAANYRILEFGVYNLRIEPRLIDEPLVPLAGQTNFALLGQLGNPEAAAELHWRLGKTIVLFVLALYALVFAYTDARRGRMSNFFVAIVVYFVYSNLLGIGETMLQNGRVPAAAGLWWVHGGMGLVAIYLLRQRLRNRPLFVLPAGLVRA